A genomic window from Chitinophaga pollutisoli includes:
- a CDS encoding GNAT family N-acetyltransferase has protein sequence MLTFQLTPVPALVTDRLILRQVQRTDADDILYLRSHPQLMHFIPRVRAVNREDAITLIDRFNTLSQANEAINWGITLKGEDKVIGVIGYVKMNPAYHRAEVGYMLHDGYHCRGITSEALAAVLRHGFEAYRLHSVEAIIDPANVASEKVLEKSGFVKEGFFREAEYWDGRYLDIAVYSLLTPLRDGQDIGK, from the coding sequence ATGCTCACTTTTCAACTGACCCCTGTCCCCGCACTTGTTACCGACAGGCTGATACTGCGCCAGGTGCAGCGCACGGACGCTGATGATATTTTGTATCTGCGCTCGCATCCCCAACTGATGCATTTCATCCCGCGGGTGCGGGCCGTCAACCGCGAAGACGCGATTACGCTGATCGACCGTTTCAATACCTTGTCGCAGGCCAACGAAGCGATCAACTGGGGGATAACATTGAAAGGGGAAGATAAAGTGATCGGGGTGATCGGCTATGTGAAGATGAATCCGGCCTATCATCGTGCAGAGGTGGGATATATGCTGCATGACGGGTATCATTGCAGGGGCATCACCAGTGAAGCCCTCGCCGCGGTATTGCGCCATGGATTCGAGGCGTACCGGCTGCATTCGGTGGAAGCGATCATCGACCCGGCGAATGTAGCGAGCGAAAAAGTGCTGGAGAAATCGGGGTTTGTGAAAGAAGGATTTTTCCGGGAAGCGGAGTATTGGGACGGCCGGTATCTCGACATTGCGGTGTATTCGTTGCTGACGCCTTTGCGCGACGGGCAGGATATCGGCAAATAA
- the dusB gene encoding tRNA dihydrouridine synthase DusB, which translates to MVKLGHITLPEFPLLLAPMEDVSDPPFRVVCKANGADLLYTEFISSEGLVGDSAKCRRKLDIFDEERPAGVQIFGGDEGRMAQAAQIVDLTQPDFLDINFGCPVKGIVSQGAGSGVLKDIQLMERLTTACVKATSLPVTVKTRLGWDDDTKNIETVAEMLQDAGIKALTIHGRTRCQMYKGEADWSLIAKVKNNPRIQIPIFGNGDIDSPQKALEYKNRYGIDGIMIGRAAIGYPWIFREIRHFLQTGEELAAPTLAERITVCKQHLDKSLQWRGGHAGIYSMRRHYFTYLKALPGIKEYRNKLVTLTDPDEIKSVLDDILRAYEGFEMEKAPIQLINYHENCPI; encoded by the coding sequence ATGGTCAAACTCGGACATATCACCCTGCCGGAATTCCCCCTGCTCCTGGCGCCCATGGAAGACGTGAGCGATCCCCCGTTCCGGGTGGTTTGCAAAGCCAACGGGGCAGATCTGCTGTATACGGAATTCATTTCCAGCGAAGGACTGGTTGGCGATTCGGCGAAATGCCGCCGCAAACTGGATATTTTCGATGAAGAGCGCCCCGCAGGCGTGCAGATCTTCGGGGGTGACGAAGGCCGTATGGCACAGGCGGCGCAGATCGTAGACCTCACACAGCCGGATTTCCTCGATATCAACTTCGGCTGCCCTGTAAAAGGGATCGTGTCGCAAGGCGCGGGATCGGGTGTTCTGAAGGATATTCAGCTGATGGAAAGGCTCACGACAGCCTGCGTTAAAGCCACCAGCCTTCCCGTTACGGTTAAAACCCGCCTGGGGTGGGACGATGACACCAAAAACATCGAAACCGTCGCCGAAATGCTGCAGGACGCCGGCATCAAAGCCCTCACCATCCACGGCCGCACCCGCTGCCAGATGTACAAAGGCGAAGCCGACTGGTCGCTCATCGCCAAAGTGAAAAACAATCCCCGCATCCAAATTCCCATCTTCGGCAACGGCGATATCGACAGCCCGCAGAAAGCGCTGGAATATAAAAACCGCTATGGTATCGACGGCATTATGATCGGCCGCGCCGCCATCGGTTATCCCTGGATTTTCCGCGAGATCCGCCATTTCCTGCAAACCGGCGAAGAGCTTGCCGCCCCCACCCTGGCCGAGCGCATCACCGTCTGCAAACAACATCTCGATAAATCGCTGCAATGGCGGGGCGGCCACGCCGGCATCTACTCCATGCGCCGCCATTACTTCACCTACCTCAAAGCGCTCCCCGGTATCAAGGAATACCGCAACAAACTCGTTACCCTCACCGATCCGGACGAAATCAAATCCGTGCTGGACGATATCCTCCGGGCGTATGAAGGCTTCGAGATGGAGAAAGCGCCCATCCAACTCATCAACTACCACGAAAATTGCCCGATTTAA
- a CDS encoding metallophosphoesterase family protein, giving the protein MSRTFAIGDIHGAYRALQQMIERIQPTVNDRLIFLGDYVDGWSESAETIAYLMELDRRYTCVFLRGNHDAWCESWLGGEPPLDLWLQHGGRATVASYEKLSAEARKEHLAFFHRMRQFYVDEHNRLYIHAGFASMHGPQFERYQYNYMWDRTLWEMALALDPRLKPNDARYPKRLRLYDEIFIGHTPTINYGEFDPMHAGNVWNVDTGAGFNGKLTALDLRTKAFIQSDTVQYLYPGEKGRNT; this is encoded by the coding sequence ATGAGCAGAACTTTTGCGATCGGCGATATCCATGGAGCCTACAGGGCCTTGCAACAGATGATCGAAAGAATACAGCCTACGGTCAATGACCGGCTGATTTTCCTGGGCGATTACGTTGACGGCTGGTCCGAATCCGCCGAAACCATCGCTTACCTGATGGAACTGGACCGCAGGTATACCTGCGTATTTCTTCGCGGCAACCACGACGCCTGGTGCGAATCCTGGCTGGGCGGGGAGCCACCGCTGGACCTCTGGTTGCAGCATGGTGGCAGGGCCACGGTGGCGAGTTACGAGAAGTTGTCGGCGGAAGCGCGCAAAGAACACCTCGCATTTTTCCACCGCATGCGGCAGTTTTATGTAGACGAGCATAACCGGCTTTACATCCATGCCGGTTTTGCATCGATGCATGGCCCCCAGTTCGAGCGTTACCAATATAACTACATGTGGGACCGCACGCTTTGGGAAATGGCCCTGGCGCTGGATCCCCGGCTCAAGCCCAACGACGCCCGCTATCCTAAGCGGCTGCGGCTGTACGATGAGATTTTCATCGGCCATACCCCTACCATCAATTACGGCGAGTTCGATCCCATGCATGCCGGCAACGTCTGGAACGTAGACACCGGCGCCGGCTTCAACGGCAAGCTCACCGCCCTCGATCTCCGGACGAAGGCGTTTATCCAGAGCGACACCGTTCAATACCTCTATCCCGGCGAAAAAGGGCGGAATACCTGA